The following are encoded in a window of Solidesulfovibrio magneticus RS-1 genomic DNA:
- a CDS encoding FliA/WhiG family RNA polymerase sigma factor, whose amino-acid sequence METSNSSGKSSSSRNSPWLKLESGAFRWDDFDARDRQEIVRHYSPKIKIVASRLRAKLPPSVELNELISAGAMGLLEALGRFRPELGIKFETYAESRIKGAMLDDLRRMDWFSRGQRQRVRTLEEASRRIENDSGGPASLEQLAEATGLTEREVSMGLEALQNQLCLSLDAITENISSYQKNQLENEPYKSAEFKELVDKLASLIDDLTPREKLVLSLYYGEELNMRETSEVMGITEGRVSQLHSQALARLRQKFKSQYNIEQH is encoded by the coding sequence ATGGAAACATCAAATTCTTCTGGAAAAAGCTCCTCTTCCAGGAACAGCCCCTGGCTTAAGCTCGAGTCCGGGGCGTTTCGATGGGATGATTTTGATGCGCGCGATCGGCAGGAGATCGTGCGCCATTACTCGCCCAAGATCAAAATCGTGGCCAGTCGGCTGCGGGCCAAGCTGCCGCCGTCGGTGGAGCTAAACGAACTCATCAGCGCTGGGGCCATGGGCCTGCTGGAAGCGCTGGGCCGGTTTCGGCCCGAACTGGGCATCAAATTCGAGACCTATGCCGAGTCGCGCATCAAAGGGGCCATGCTCGACGATCTGCGCCGCATGGACTGGTTTTCCCGGGGCCAGCGCCAGCGGGTGCGCACCCTGGAAGAGGCCAGCCGGCGCATCGAAAACGATTCCGGCGGGCCGGCCAGTCTGGAACAACTGGCCGAAGCCACGGGGCTGACCGAGCGCGAAGTGTCCATGGGCCTGGAAGCGCTGCAAAACCAGCTGTGCCTGAGCCTTGACGCCATCACCGAGAACATCTCTTCCTACCAGAAGAACCAGCTCGAAAACGAGCCATATAAATCGGCGGAATTCAAGGAACTCGTCGATAAGCTGGCATCGCTTATCGATGATTTGACTCCCCGGGAAAAGCTGGTATTATCACTCTATTACGGTGAGGAATTGAACATGCGGGAGACTTCGGAAGTCATGGGCATCACCGAAGGCCGCGTCTCCCAACTGCATTCCCAGGCCCTGGCCCGGTTGCGGCAGAAGTTCAAGTCCCAGTACAACATTGAGCAGCATTGA
- a CDS encoding chemotaxis response regulator CheY, producing the protein MAANKEMRILVVDDFSTMRRIIKNILRQLGFNNILEADDGSTAWETLNKDKIDFIISDWNMPKMPGIELLRKVRGSEEFANLPFLMVTAEAQQENIIEAVQAKVSNYIVKPFTAETLGQKIDKIFDK; encoded by the coding sequence ATGGCCGCCAATAAGGAAATGCGCATTCTGGTCGTAGACGACTTCTCCACCATGCGCCGAATCATCAAAAACATCCTGCGCCAGTTGGGCTTCAACAACATCCTCGAGGCCGACGACGGCAGCACGGCCTGGGAAACGCTCAACAAGGACAAGATCGACTTCATCATCTCCGACTGGAACATGCCCAAGATGCCCGGCATCGAACTGTTGCGCAAGGTGCGGGGCAGCGAAGAGTTCGCCAACCTGCCCTTCCTCATGGTCACGGCCGAAGCCCAGCAGGAGAACATCATCGAGGCTGTCCAGGCCAAGGTGTCCAACTACATCGTCAAGCCCTTCACCGCCGAGACCCTCGGCCAGAAGATCGACAAGATATTCGACAAATAG
- the fliL gene encoding flagellar basal body-associated FliL family protein, whose protein sequence is MVDDDSLDAPIKAKLDDSELSDDLPKALQKVDLDLDDAPFLEDEPEETPPPAEETGPGDAAATEAPAKPKNKKKLLILIGLVVLLLGGGAAAYFLLLKKPAAPPPPPPVEAPHEEEPPPPPPPPPPPEPPAPKPEIVLTMDPFLVELPDKAGRSRFLSIRFSAATTEHAAELEFKRNRIVVRDAVYYYLKNKSLEFLTDKNNTEALKKDVLSVINQFIGPQALDNLIIEDYLVK, encoded by the coding sequence ATGGTTGACGACGACAGCCTCGACGCCCCCATTAAAGCCAAACTGGACGACTCGGAACTCTCCGACGATCTCCCCAAGGCGTTGCAAAAGGTCGATCTCGACCTCGACGACGCCCCATTCCTCGAAGACGAACCCGAAGAGACACCGCCGCCCGCCGAAGAGACCGGACCGGGCGACGCCGCAGCCACGGAAGCGCCGGCCAAGCCCAAAAACAAGAAAAAGCTCTTGATCCTGATTGGGCTTGTCGTGCTGCTGCTGGGCGGCGGCGCGGCCGCCTATTTCCTGTTGCTCAAAAAACCGGCCGCTCCGCCTCCCCCGCCTCCAGTGGAAGCGCCCCACGAGGAGGAGCCGCCTCCCCCGCCGCCGCCTCCCCCGCCGCCGGAACCGCCCGCGCCCAAGCCGGAAATCGTCCTGACCATGGACCCTTTCCTGGTCGAACTGCCGGACAAGGCCGGTCGCAGCCGCTTTCTGTCCATCCGTTTCTCGGCGGCCACCACCGAACACGCCGCCGAGCTCGAATTCAAGCGCAACCGCATTGTGGTGCGCGACGCCGTGTATTATTATCTCAAAAACAAGAGCCTGGAGTTCTTGACGGACAAGAACAACACCGAGGCCCTCAAAAAGGACGTGCTGTCGGTCATCAACCAGTTCATCGGCCCCCAAGCCCTGGATAACCTGATTATCGAGGACTATCTGGTGAAATGA
- a CDS encoding LolA family protein yields MRHVLLVLTLILGLAQTAQAAQTADPAQLAGRIQKKYAALTAFSAEFSQAIRNAASGETEQRSGSFVFKKPTLVRWETVKPEKELLIVGKDAVWDYFEEDKEAYRYAVEEIINSKTMLRFLTGKANLTEDFVVSAAKDEAGPSEAALLLVPREPEPGLVMAKVWVDTTTDMIVRIYIQDFYANTNDLKLAKIVADPKLSDSLFAFTPPKDAKVHDNAPLKGRELKP; encoded by the coding sequence ATGCGGCATGTCCTCCTTGTCCTCACCTTGATCCTGGGCTTGGCCCAGACGGCCCAAGCCGCCCAGACCGCCGACCCGGCCCAGCTGGCCGGGCGTATCCAGAAGAAATACGCGGCCCTGACCGCCTTTTCCGCCGAGTTCAGCCAGGCCATTCGCAATGCGGCCAGCGGCGAAACCGAGCAACGCTCGGGGTCTTTTGTCTTTAAAAAGCCGACGCTGGTGCGCTGGGAGACGGTGAAGCCCGAAAAGGAGTTGCTCATTGTCGGCAAGGACGCCGTGTGGGATTATTTCGAGGAGGACAAGGAAGCCTACCGCTATGCCGTGGAGGAGATCATCAACTCCAAGACCATGCTGCGGTTTCTGACCGGCAAGGCCAATCTGACCGAGGATTTCGTGGTCTCGGCGGCCAAGGACGAGGCTGGCCCAAGCGAAGCGGCGCTGCTGCTCGTTCCTCGCGAACCCGAGCCCGGCCTGGTCATGGCCAAGGTCTGGGTGGACACCACCACCGACATGATTGTGCGGATCTACATTCAGGATTTCTACGCCAACACCAACGATTTGAAGCTGGCCAAGATCGTGGCCGACCCCAAGCTGTCAGACAGCCTGTTCGCCTTCACCCCGCCCAAGGACGCCAAGGTGCATGACAACGCGCCGCTCAAGGGGCGGGAGTTAAAGCCCTAG
- a CDS encoding DNA translocase FtsK, translating to MAGNKDVKAGDGSFRLTRELAGLGALFLAAFTAVALYSYNAGDPGFNQSVSARHGVANKAGLVGAYWGGLLAETLGVWGFLVPIGMVWLGARGLAPRLALPLRRRLGLAIFAVVLLVFFASPVGSPTVGQVHGSGQLGALLYGFLDRYLSVFGVVSLLLFGCIAGAQLTFGLTLDNFWRPLAAALGEQFGRLGDAWDAWRVRRAMARETAAEAAAEAGPADKPARPPKPAKIEKPAKPKAASSPAPDDASEEAVDRFLDAVVEQVTGAPPAKEAAKAVAEPAREAPQAAPPVPSPTKASEPAEPLFAPTTPPSAMTAKQAKSAGRAAASAAHELPPLTLLSVPSAAEAVPVDPEICRSQAASLISCLNDFGIQGEVMRVAPGPVVTMFEVKPAPGVKISRIVGLSVDLALAMKALAVRIDPIPGKDTVGVEIPNAKRQTVYFRDILDADAFRASESRLTLAIGKDIQGRPHVADLARMPHLLVAGATGSGKSVCINGILLSILYKATPDEVKLLLVDPKRIELSVYNDLPHLVHPVVTETAMAKSALDWAVAEMDRRYEAMALLGVRNIAGYNEKLAKLGDARDPELIDLEPLPYLVIVIDELADLMMTAAKEVEVSIVRLAQLARAAGIHLILATQRPSVDVVTGLIKANFPTRISFQVTSKHDSRTILDAVGAEYLLGRGDMLFKPSGGKTVRMHGAFVSDEETAAVVEFWKSRAKPSYKLDFAEWQKGGDGGGGGDFIGEGGDEVTSDAVYPQAVDFVMEQGKASISLIQRRFRIGFNRAARFIEQMERDGLLGPQEGSKPRSVIKTKD from the coding sequence TTGGCCGGGAATAAAGACGTCAAGGCCGGGGACGGCAGCTTTCGCCTCACCAGGGAACTGGCGGGGCTGGGGGCGCTGTTCCTGGCCGCCTTTACGGCGGTTGCCCTGTATTCCTACAATGCGGGCGACCCGGGCTTCAACCAGTCCGTCTCGGCCCGCCACGGCGTGGCCAACAAGGCCGGGCTGGTGGGGGCCTATTGGGGCGGTCTGCTTGCCGAGACCCTGGGCGTCTGGGGCTTTCTGGTTCCCATCGGCATGGTTTGGCTTGGCGCGCGCGGTCTGGCCCCACGCTTGGCTTTGCCCCTGCGCCGCCGCCTGGGGCTGGCCATCTTCGCCGTCGTCCTGCTGGTCTTTTTCGCCTCTCCCGTCGGCAGCCCGACTGTCGGCCAGGTTCATGGCTCGGGCCAGCTGGGAGCCTTGCTCTACGGATTCCTCGACCGCTACCTGAGCGTTTTTGGCGTGGTCTCGCTGCTCCTTTTCGGCTGTATCGCCGGGGCGCAGCTGACCTTCGGCCTGACCCTCGACAATTTCTGGCGGCCCCTGGCCGCCGCCCTGGGCGAACAGTTCGGCCGCCTGGGCGACGCCTGGGACGCCTGGCGCGTGCGCCGGGCCATGGCCCGCGAGACCGCGGCCGAGGCCGCCGCCGAAGCCGGCCCGGCCGACAAGCCCGCGCGCCCGCCCAAACCGGCCAAAATCGAAAAGCCGGCCAAGCCCAAGGCCGCTTCCAGTCCGGCTCCCGACGACGCGTCCGAGGAGGCCGTGGACCGGTTCCTGGACGCCGTGGTGGAGCAGGTGACCGGCGCGCCGCCCGCCAAAGAGGCGGCCAAAGCGGTCGCCGAACCGGCCCGGGAAGCGCCCCAGGCCGCGCCGCCGGTCCCGTCTCCGACCAAGGCTTCCGAGCCGGCCGAGCCGCTTTTCGCGCCTACGACCCCGCCGTCGGCCATGACCGCCAAGCAGGCCAAGAGCGCCGGCCGGGCCGCCGCCTCGGCCGCCCACGAGCTGCCGCCCCTGACGCTTTTGTCCGTGCCGTCGGCCGCCGAGGCCGTGCCGGTCGATCCGGAAATCTGTCGTTCCCAGGCCGCCAGCCTCATCAGCTGCCTCAACGACTTCGGCATCCAGGGCGAGGTCATGCGGGTGGCGCCGGGGCCCGTGGTCACCATGTTCGAGGTCAAGCCGGCGCCGGGCGTCAAGATAAGCCGCATCGTCGGGCTGTCCGTGGATCTCGCCCTGGCCATGAAGGCCCTGGCCGTGCGCATCGATCCGATTCCCGGCAAGGACACTGTGGGCGTCGAGATTCCCAACGCCAAGCGCCAGACCGTCTATTTTCGCGACATCCTGGACGCCGACGCCTTCCGGGCTTCGGAATCGCGCCTGACCCTGGCTATCGGCAAGGACATCCAGGGCCGGCCCCATGTGGCCGATCTGGCCCGGATGCCGCATCTGCTCGTGGCCGGCGCCACCGGCAGCGGCAAGAGCGTGTGCATCAACGGCATCCTGCTTTCCATCCTCTATAAGGCCACACCTGACGAGGTGAAGCTGCTCCTGGTCGATCCCAAGCGCATCGAGCTTTCGGTCTACAACGACCTTCCCCATCTGGTGCATCCGGTGGTCACCGAGACGGCCATGGCCAAGTCGGCCCTGGACTGGGCCGTGGCCGAGATGGACCGGCGCTACGAGGCCATGGCGCTGCTCGGCGTTCGCAACATCGCCGGCTACAACGAAAAGCTCGCCAAACTCGGCGACGCCCGCGACCCGGAGCTGATTGACCTCGAACCGCTGCCCTATCTCGTCATCGTCATCGACGAGCTGGCCGATCTCATGATGACGGCGGCCAAGGAAGTGGAAGTGAGCATCGTGCGCCTGGCCCAGCTGGCCCGGGCCGCCGGCATCCACCTCATCCTGGCCACCCAGCGGCCCAGCGTCGACGTGGTCACGGGGCTTATCAAGGCCAACTTCCCCACCCGCATTTCGTTCCAGGTGACCAGCAAGCACGACTCGCGCACCATCCTCGACGCCGTGGGCGCGGAATATCTGCTGGGCCGGGGCGACATGCTGTTCAAGCCCAGCGGCGGCAAGACCGTGCGCATGCACGGGGCCTTTGTCTCGGACGAGGAGACGGCAGCGGTGGTGGAGTTCTGGAAGAGCCGGGCCAAGCCCAGCTATAAGCTCGACTTCGCCGAATGGCAAAAGGGCGGCGACGGCGGCGGGGGCGGGGACTTTATCGGCGAAGGCGGCGATGAGGTCACCTCCGACGCCGTCTATCCCCAAGCCGTGGACTTCGTCATGGAGCAGGGCAAGGCCTCCATTTCGCTCATTCAGCGGCGCTTCCGCATCGGCTTCAACCGGGCCGCCCGGTTCATCGAGCAGATGGAGCGCGACGGCCTGCTTGGCCCCCAGGAAGGCAGCAAGCCCCGTTCGGTCATCAAAACCAAGGATTAG
- the efp gene encoding elongation factor P, which produces MLSTTDFRRGLKIEMDGVPYEIVDFLHVKPGKGGAFIRTKLKNMINGRVVENTFRSGEKMVKPDLESKDMQYLYRESEDFVFMDMESYEQMHAGAAQLGEKGGYLKDGMELKMLLYKGQPLDIDLPASVVLQVAETEPGVKGDTVSGATKPAQLETGITVNVPLFVNIGDRIKVDTRSGDYIGRE; this is translated from the coding sequence ATGCTTTCCACGACCGACTTCCGTCGCGGCCTCAAGATTGAAATGGATGGCGTGCCCTACGAAATCGTGGACTTCCTCCACGTCAAGCCCGGCAAGGGCGGCGCGTTCATCCGCACCAAGCTTAAGAACATGATCAACGGCCGCGTGGTGGAAAATACGTTTCGCTCGGGCGAGAAGATGGTCAAGCCCGACCTCGAATCCAAGGACATGCAGTACCTCTACCGCGAGTCCGAGGACTTCGTCTTCATGGACATGGAGAGCTACGAGCAGATGCATGCCGGCGCGGCCCAGCTCGGCGAGAAGGGCGGTTACCTCAAGGACGGCATGGAACTGAAGATGCTCCTCTACAAGGGCCAGCCCCTGGACATCGACCTGCCGGCTTCGGTGGTGCTCCAGGTTGCCGAGACCGAACCCGGGGTCAAGGGCGACACCGTCAGCGGCGCCACCAAGCCGGCCCAGCTCGAAACCGGCATCACCGTCAACGTGCCGCTTTTTGTGAACATCGGCGACAGGATCAAAGTGGACACCCGTTCGGGCGACTACATTGGCCGGGAATAA
- a CDS encoding type II 3-dehydroquinate dehydratase yields MRKIKILVLNGPNLGFIGQRQPEIYGSRTIEDLPQLVADILGPQAERLELQFHQANSEGHCIDRLEQAWKDGLDGIVLNAGAYTHTSLALADCLAWIGIPCVEVHISNIFARTDEPLRHKSLIGKNCIGCIAGFGVTSYALAVVALWRQITENPNYI; encoded by the coding sequence ATGCGCAAAATCAAAATTCTGGTTTTAAACGGCCCCAACCTTGGTTTCATCGGCCAGCGCCAGCCGGAAATCTACGGCAGCCGCACCATCGAGGATCTGCCGCAACTGGTGGCCGACATCCTGGGTCCCCAAGCCGAGCGATTGGAGCTGCAATTCCATCAGGCCAACAGCGAAGGGCATTGCATCGACCGCCTGGAGCAGGCCTGGAAGGACGGCCTGGACGGCATTGTGCTCAACGCCGGGGCCTATACCCACACCAGCCTGGCCCTGGCCGATTGCCTGGCCTGGATCGGCATCCCCTGCGTCGAGGTGCATATTTCCAACATCTTCGCCCGTACCGACGAGCCGCTTAGGCACAAAAGCCTCATCGGCAAGAACTGCATCGGCTGCATCGCCGGCTTTGGCGTCACCAGCTACGCCCTGGCCGTGGTCGCCCTGTGGCGACAAATAACCGAGAATCCCAATTATATCTAA
- the yihA gene encoding ribosome biogenesis GTP-binding protein YihA/YsxC, translated as MNANDRIQTDLGLTLLSTAYLSNQLPTLDAPQIALAGRSNVGKSTLINCLAGRKSLAKTSATPGKTRSLNFYMAETQGYCLVDLPGYGYARCSKEERDKWAKLIEAYLATTKTLRAVTALIDCRLPPQRLDMELVSWLRSRRIPVLVALTKAEKVPQRDREARKKEWRELAQPAFPPVVFSGKTGLGREALCRVFAEAALTAGAPPAP; from the coding sequence ATGAACGCCAATGACCGCATACAGACGGACCTGGGCCTGACGCTTTTGTCCACGGCCTACCTTTCCAACCAGCTGCCGACCCTGGACGCGCCCCAGATCGCCCTGGCCGGCCGGTCCAACGTCGGCAAATCCACGCTGATCAACTGCCTGGCCGGGCGCAAATCCCTGGCCAAGACCAGCGCCACCCCGGGCAAGACCCGCAGCCTCAACTTCTATATGGCCGAAACCCAGGGCTATTGCCTGGTGGATCTGCCCGGCTACGGCTACGCCCGCTGCTCCAAGGAGGAGCGGGACAAATGGGCCAAGCTCATCGAGGCCTATCTGGCCACCACCAAGACCCTGCGGGCCGTGACGGCGCTTATCGACTGCCGACTGCCGCCCCAGCGCCTGGACATGGAACTGGTTTCCTGGCTGCGCTCCCGGCGCATTCCGGTGCTGGTGGCCCTGACCAAGGCCGAAAAAGTGCCCCAGCGCGACCGGGAGGCCCGGAAAAAAGAGTGGCGGGAGCTCGCGCAACCCGCCTTCCCGCCCGTGGTGTTCTCCGGCAAAACCGGTCTTGGCCGGGAGGCGCTTTGCCGGGTGTTCGCCGAGGCCGCGCTTACGGCCGGGGCTCCTCCCGCTCCTTGA
- a CDS encoding undecaprenyl-diphosphate phosphatase, with protein MTESLAAVVLGIVEGATEFLPVSSTGHLILVGHLIGFTGEKADSFDVIIQLGAILAVVCLYWRRFWWLVSPKPHHAFSGIRGLWMLFLTSLPAGLIGLVARKSIKAYLFNPWSVALALSVGAVMIFLVEQRKTRDRYYSLDEMTPGLALGIGCFQCLSLWPGFSRSAATIMGGMLLGAKRSLAAEYSFIGAVPLMFAATLYDFYKSAHLFSADDLGVLGIGFVVSFVSALIAVKAFIVLVQRITLRPFAWYRLALAAAVFFFWPK; from the coding sequence ATGACCGAATCCCTGGCCGCCGTGGTCCTCGGCATCGTCGAGGGCGCAACCGAATTTCTGCCCGTATCCTCCACCGGCCACCTGATTTTGGTCGGCCACCTCATCGGGTTTACGGGCGAAAAAGCCGACAGTTTCGACGTCATCATCCAGCTCGGAGCCATTTTGGCCGTGGTGTGCCTGTATTGGCGGCGCTTCTGGTGGCTGGTGTCGCCCAAACCCCACCACGCTTTTTCCGGCATTCGCGGACTGTGGATGCTGTTTCTGACTTCGTTGCCGGCCGGACTCATTGGCCTTGTCGCCCGCAAATCCATCAAGGCCTATCTGTTCAATCCCTGGAGCGTGGCCCTGGCCCTTTCCGTGGGTGCGGTCATGATCTTTTTGGTGGAACAGCGAAAGACCCGCGACCGCTACTACAGCCTGGACGAGATGACGCCGGGCCTGGCCCTCGGCATCGGCTGCTTCCAGTGTCTGTCGCTATGGCCGGGATTTTCCCGCTCGGCGGCCACCATCATGGGCGGGATGCTGCTTGGAGCCAAGCGCAGCCTGGCCGCGGAATATTCGTTCATCGGCGCGGTGCCGCTCATGTTTGCAGCCACGCTGTACGATTTCTACAAGAGCGCCCATCTCTTTTCCGCCGACGACCTGGGCGTGCTCGGCATCGGCTTCGTGGTGTCCTTTGTTTCGGCCCTTATCGCGGTGAAGGCGTTTATCGTGCTGGTCCAGCGAATTACGCTGCGCCCTTTTGCCTGGTACCGGCTGGCGTTGGCGGCGGCGGTGTTTTTTTTCTGGCCGAAATGA
- a CDS encoding site-specific integrase: MAVSSYLVQRGSSFHFRAVVPLDLRARLGRTELRVSLGSGRVRDSKDKALFLAAFVRRMMRDIRGGAMAELTSEEISTIVRDEFRRILEEDKRSRKQLPGQYTFEVRWDLGEKLKEDWRRTDDVCQLDKLSTQEADKKVRNMLYNEEWAEFAKPVIELAKRHGFDISSDIPTTNEMCFEYAHAMVEVLSAIRKRENGHTDFTPEVFLDDQPKPEQQNPNGLLQAKDDRKLSTLIREYSDEKKRHGWTERSERTIMERLNSLTELMGDVELEKVDHDFAFKFRKLLMDKPKKRQSKQAKASGITEAIAVGTVNNIITDIAAMFKWAKKRRWITDNYFEEMTVSDKTPAHLKKQSFTKEELSTVFGSNFLPACKNIPWRFWIPVLGLFTGARLDEIAQAKVDDVREIDGIWCLVVESSEDKSVKTASGNRNIPLHPFIVHGLRFLSFVNQQRANGETELFPGLKRVQGRKGHYASKWFGEYRDKLNIPKTKTLHSLRKNFTKNLAIHDVPANMIKRLDGHSLSNDVTEHHYIQDIPVYKLAEYIKKLNYGLDLSHLEGSKFVVGL, translated from the coding sequence ATGGCTGTTTCCTCATACTTGGTTCAACGCGGATCATCCTTCCACTTCCGTGCCGTCGTCCCGTTAGACCTTCGCGCTCGTCTGGGCCGAACTGAGCTTAGGGTTTCCCTCGGGTCTGGACGGGTTCGGGACTCAAAAGATAAGGCGTTGTTCCTGGCTGCTTTCGTTCGACGCATGATGAGGGATATCCGAGGTGGAGCCATGGCAGAACTGACCAGTGAAGAAATCTCAACGATTGTAAGGGACGAATTTCGCCGAATCCTAGAAGAGGACAAGCGCAGCAGAAAACAGCTTCCGGGACAGTACACATTCGAGGTCCGCTGGGACTTGGGCGAAAAGCTAAAAGAGGACTGGCGTAGAACAGATGATGTTTGCCAATTGGACAAACTGAGTACGCAAGAGGCAGATAAGAAAGTTCGAAATATGCTCTATAACGAAGAATGGGCAGAGTTTGCGAAACCAGTAATCGAACTTGCCAAGCGACATGGATTTGACATAAGTTCCGACATCCCTACAACAAATGAGATGTGCTTCGAATACGCTCATGCTATGGTTGAGGTGCTTTCGGCGATACGCAAGAGGGAAAATGGACACACGGATTTTACGCCAGAAGTGTTCCTGGACGATCAACCCAAACCTGAACAACAGAATCCAAACGGCTTACTACAAGCAAAGGACGACAGGAAGCTATCAACACTGATACGTGAGTACAGCGACGAGAAGAAGCGCCACGGCTGGACTGAGAGGTCAGAGCGCACCATAATGGAGCGCCTTAACTCTCTTACAGAACTTATGGGAGATGTTGAGCTAGAAAAGGTAGACCATGATTTTGCGTTCAAGTTTCGAAAACTGTTGATGGACAAGCCCAAAAAGCGCCAGTCAAAACAAGCAAAAGCGTCAGGAATAACAGAAGCTATTGCCGTTGGGACGGTAAACAACATTATTACAGACATAGCAGCAATGTTTAAGTGGGCAAAAAAAAGAAGATGGATAACAGATAACTACTTTGAAGAAATGACCGTGAGCGATAAGACGCCAGCACACTTAAAGAAGCAGTCCTTCACCAAGGAAGAACTCTCAACTGTATTCGGGAGTAACTTTTTGCCTGCCTGCAAGAACATCCCGTGGCGCTTTTGGATTCCTGTTCTTGGACTTTTTACCGGAGCGCGCCTTGATGAAATTGCACAAGCCAAGGTTGATGACGTGCGGGAAATAGACGGGATATGGTGTCTCGTTGTGGAATCATCTGAAGACAAGTCAGTGAAGACTGCAAGTGGAAACAGAAACATTCCCTTACATCCATTCATTGTCCATGGACTACGGTTCTTATCATTCGTCAACCAACAGCGAGCAAACGGTGAAACGGAATTGTTCCCCGGACTTAAGCGTGTCCAAGGCCGGAAAGGTCACTACGCAAGCAAGTGGTTCGGAGAATACAGAGACAAGCTGAACATACCAAAGACGAAGACACTACACAGCTTGCGAAAGAACTTTACAAAAAACCTCGCAATACATGACGTTCCAGCAAACATGATCAAGCGCCTTGACGGACACAGCCTATCTAATGACGTCACGGAACATCACTACATACAAGACATCCCCGTCTACAAACTGGCTGAGTACATAAAAAAACTTAACTACGGACTTGATTTATCACACTTAGAAGGATCTAAATTTGTTGTCGGCTTGTGA
- a CDS encoding recombinase family protein yields the protein MNRAFGYVRVSGKGQVDGDGPERQELAIREYAKAHGLEVVEVFMDGGVSGTVEDRPALAEMMVSLEQNGHGVRTVIIEKLDRLARDLMVQEGIIRDFQQHGVELISAVEGADLLSNDPTRKLVRQVLGAIAEYDKQMLVLKLRAARRRVKARQGKCEGRKSTQELNPGIIAEIGMLRRLNKAGKRRPWNEVAGFLNARGHKTATGKPWTGPNVSLLMSRVRASKD from the coding sequence ATGAACCGGGCTTTTGGGTACGTTCGCGTGAGCGGTAAGGGTCAGGTGGACGGTGACGGACCAGAGCGCCAGGAGCTTGCGATCCGAGAATACGCCAAGGCTCATGGGCTGGAAGTGGTCGAGGTCTTCATGGACGGAGGCGTAAGCGGGACCGTGGAAGATCGTCCAGCCCTGGCAGAGATGATGGTCAGCTTGGAGCAGAACGGGCATGGCGTGAGGACCGTCATCATCGAAAAGCTTGATCGTCTTGCACGTGATCTTATGGTGCAGGAAGGAATCATAAGGGACTTCCAACAGCATGGAGTTGAATTGATATCCGCCGTCGAAGGAGCAGACCTGTTGAGCAATGATCCGACGCGCAAGCTTGTACGTCAAGTGTTGGGTGCAATCGCAGAGTACGATAAGCAGATGTTGGTACTAAAGTTGCGGGCAGCAAGGCGAAGGGTTAAGGCGAGACAGGGGAAGTGTGAGGGAAGGAAGTCCACACAAGAACTGAACCCTGGTATCATCGCAGAGATTGGTATGCTCCGCAGGCTGAATAAGGCCGGCAAGCGCAGACCCTGGAATGAGGTGGCCGGTTTCCTAAATGCCAGGGGACACAAAACAGCCACGGGGAAGCCTTGGACCGGGCCGAATGTTTCGCTGTTGATGTCCAGGGTCAGGGCATCGAAGGATTAG
- a CDS encoding MucR family transcriptional regulator — protein MEDSLKSAIEIVTAQAKTRAMTEAEIVSMIQSVSGGISFVMSSQGEPDAQEAAVIMNPKDSVKDRSVTCLECGKVFKVLTKKHLVAHNLTPEEYRAKYGFKKGAPLVAKSLQRERRKKMEEMRLWERKKSFKS, from the coding sequence ATGGAAGATAGTCTGAAATCAGCCATAGAGATCGTCACAGCACAGGCCAAAACTCGCGCGATGACTGAAGCCGAGATCGTTAGCATGATCCAGTCTGTATCCGGTGGGATATCGTTTGTGATGTCCAGCCAGGGAGAGCCGGACGCGCAAGAGGCCGCCGTAATCATGAACCCGAAGGACTCGGTCAAGGACCGCTCTGTCACTTGTCTTGAATGCGGCAAGGTCTTCAAGGTCCTCACGAAGAAGCACTTGGTGGCGCACAACCTGACCCCGGAGGAATACCGAGCCAAGTACGGTTTCAAGAAGGGTGCTCCGTTGGTTGCCAAGTCCTTGCAGCGTGAACGACGCAAGAAGATGGAGGAGATGCGCTTATGGGAGCGGAAGAAATCGTTTAAGTCCTAG